A segment of the Pristiophorus japonicus isolate sPriJap1 chromosome 1, sPriJap1.hap1, whole genome shotgun sequence genome:
cagcgggcggtcgagggggtcgttcagcctgactgcctgcctctcttccgcgcctacatccggggccagggtgtccttagagatggagcacgcagtgtccaccggtacgctcgcagccttccgcgagaggtgggcgccggagggactggagtacatcgtcACCCCtaccaaccaaattttaatttgattttatatgttttaaagtttaatttgttttaattgccaggttcttagtgtccccctctccttttatagtgggcacttgtaaaatatatggttataATGCCccgaaaaaaatcacaaaaaaaacacaaaaaaacaaacaaaaaaaaaaaccatttattagaaaaaggggcagttaagtgtctggagtgtcccccagatcggggggcacttgatctaatgtttattttgtcccccccccaaaagagttgtgagatcaccttgagtctcccgcttagcgagggcggtcagtcgttggtgtgcgtcagcgcccagctatcgactttccgtcttcagaccctgcagagatacctttacgtcgagccccctcctaggtggcgtgcgctggcgacgtatttcttccgccagcagcacggcctcaactacgacacgcagctcctgtttgtgagcttggggggtgtcaggaccgccgtccaggagctgcctgtcttttacagggaactcaccagggtctggaacaaagtctccaccaagcgcagctctccgccggctggagtggcagctgtcctgcaggagccgctgctcgggaatccgtacctccatgaccgaggttttaggtggcagtcggacgagagggctgtggctggtgaggtgaccagggtcagggacctgctcgatggcagaggagcgggctggatggcgccagacacgctggcacggcacctaaattcagccgacgtccgccgcgcggccgatgccatcgagtcgctaaaaacagctctgggccctgactccattaggtgtgtcgaggaggctcaagcacatggggagatcccatccgaactgacccccgtccggacggaattcctcatcggcgccaaaccccggaacctccctcgtgagccggcgcctcacaacttgagccgcctcggggaaatcccctccgtgcctttcagttctgcgcggaggggtttcctgtacggactgctcctgcacactctcaactttgccatcctcgcctgacatccggacacgccatggcgtaccagcttgccgtccggaggaggcgggggtccccgatggagtgcactctatgcgggagtcctcccactatttatcggggacttggcctggagggtggtgcacggagcagtcccgtgcaataaatttttaagccggttcacgggctcccaggccgcctgcaatttatgcggtctggaagagtccgtgttccacgtttttattgaatgtgcgaggttgcagcccctgttccattatttaaaggggctgctcctcaatttctggttgcacttcagtcccacactcctgatctttgggcaccctgtgcggaggggagcgggtaggtccgagggcctcctcgtacgactgctcctgggcacagccaagggtgccatcagccggtccaggcagcgggcggtcgttcagcctgactgcctgcctctcttccgcgcgtacatccgggccagggtgtccctagagaaggagcacgcggtgtccaccggtacgctcgcggccttccgcgagaggtgggcgccggaaggactggagtgcatcatcacccccggcaaccaaattttaatttgattttatgttttaaagtataatttgttttcattgccggggttttttgtgtccccctccccttttatagggggcactggtaaaatatggaattttaatgccctaaaaacacaaaaaaaaccctacaaaaatacaaaaaaaacaacaacaaaaaagtgGGCCTTGGGaattgtttggagtgtcccccagatcggggggcacgatttaatgtttatttgtttactccaaaagagttatgAGATCACCTTGAGCAAGTAATTGTGCAGCAACAAgctacatttatatagcatatttaatGTAGAAAAAGATCCCAAGGTTcttcagagagtgatgaacctttgGAACAAGTTATTGACTTGAATAGTGAGTGCAAATTAGCTGCAAGCATTCTAAAGGGAGTTGGAAGAGTTCCTGGCTGAGGCTGATATCACTGTGTACAAAAGGTAGGTGGGGTATAGGAGAACTTGTTTTGATCACCATGTGATGGTCGGAATGGAAGTtcttattttgcctctcccaggagattacatggctggtgGTGGGTGAGGGTTGTTGCGAATCATAATGCTCAGCTGCATCATTCCTGTGTGGGACCAGCTCAATGGACCAACTGCATCTTTACCAATTCACAGAACTCTGCTTCCTGGGCAGTAAATTGAAATTCTTGATTATTTTCCTGCACCTCATTTTCATATGTTGTAAGGGGAAAAAATACTTTGACTGCAGACAGGATGTCGTGATGCTGCATTTTAAAAGTGCTCCGGCAATCTACTGGACTTCCAGGGAAACAAGGACTTCCCAAAAATTCTTGCAGTATTTTTCCAGTTCAGTGATTCCAAAATGCATTGCTTCAAATCATTCCCAGATTATCTTCAGATAATTGTGTGTCCCAGATTAAGCCGGGCTCGTTGTATCCAGACAGTTTGAGAGCTGAAGTTGTAATATATATATCATTCTGTGGTACAGTTTTGCAGTCCTAAAAAGCAGGTAGCACTCTCAAAATGCACCTGTAACATCACTATCTTCTGATCATTTTAGCTCCATGATTCAATTTTCTGATGATTATTTCTAGcttttttttgttttattgatCTAATTAGTCCAttagatttattttttatttaactaATTCTGGGTTGAAGTATATTATATATTTGTCTTTTTTATGCATTCCTGTGCAGGACAGTCTTAGTGCACCAGCTCATCTTTTCCTGAACATCATTTTCACATGCTGTACAGGTCTGAGACTGGTAGCAGTAGATTGCAATGCACAGTCAGCAGAATCCACAAATTGAAATCTCAGGAGAGAGTTCTCTGCTGCATCTTTAACTATCTGCAGAACTCTACTTCCTGGGCGGTAAATTCAAACTCTTAACATTGCTTTTCCCTCCTCAGATCCtctgttgccagcattttctgcttctgTTTCTAGCTTTTGCAGCTTTTCGCTTTTATTAAATGTGTAATACTTGTTACATAGGTAACAATTAGAAAACGTGCAGCAAGTTTAGAGCCTCCAGCTCCAATGCTTCAGTGCTTTTTAAAAGGTGACTTCACCATGCATTCGAGGACTACCTCGCACTGTGCCAGGATACCACACAATGTGTCATGGTACCTCACACTGTGCCAGCATACCACACCATGCCAGCGTACCTCACACCGTGCCAGCATACCGTAAACTATGCCACTGTACCTCACACCGTGCCAGGGTATGTCATACCGTGCCAGCATACGTAACATGGTGCCACCGTACCTCACACCGGGCCAGGGTACGTCTCACTGTGCCAGCGTACCTAACATCGTGCCAAGGTACCTCACACTGTGCCAAGGTATCTTTCGCCCATCCAAAAAGCTGGCATTTCCCCGCAAAAAAAAGTGGCGGTATGACGGCAGACAATTCGACTGCGGGGGGAAGCTGCAGTGCAGTTTCGGGCCGGGTTGACGGAGGTCAGCTTCAAAGCCAATGAGATGTGTGCGGGGGACGGGGAGCGCTGTGTCCGGAGGGGATGGGAGGCGGGGCCGGCCGGCCGGCCGGCAGTACAAGTGCGGGTTAAGTCGGGGTGGAGGGGAAGCGGCAGCCATGAACTGTGCGCCCTGTGACAGCGCCGAGCCGAGCGGGGGCTGGCTGGGCCGGTCGCTGCTGGCCGTGCGGGGCTGTGAGCGGGCGGCGGCCgccgcttctcctcctcctccccctccccccggccgcCGGGGCCGCGAGTTCACCCCGGCCGAGCGGAAGGACTCGCTGTACTGGGAGCGGCGGCGCCGCAATAATGAGGCGGCGCGGAGGTCGCGGCAGAAGCGGCGCCACCGAGACCTGGCGGTGGAGGGACGGCTGGCGGCGCTGCTGGCCGACAACGCCCGGCTCCGGGCTCAGCTGCTGGCGCTGCGCTTCCCGCTCGGGCTGCTGGCCGAACCGTGCGGTCGCTGGGGGGAAGCCGGGGAGCCACCGccgcccgctcctcctcctcctgcagccCGCCGCCTGCAGCCCTTCCCCGGACACCAGCCGCGGCTCAGCCCGGCTCCGGTCAGCCCGGCGCCTCTCCCCGCTCCACAGCCTGGCAGCGGCCAGGAGCAGAAGCAGCCGGAGCCGACACTGGGTGAGCGGGGCTCTCCGCGGGCCGGCGTCCCGGGCTGGTTCCGCAGCTTACCCCACAAACTGCGCCTGAAAATCTCCTGCGGCGGCCCGGCGACAGCCACCAACCTGTGGCGCCCCGAGCCCCGAGCACAGCCGCCGCCTCCCGACAGCAGCCGCAGCCCGGGGCTCCCCGACGAGCAGCCGGGACCCAGCCCCCGGGAGGAAGCCGCTGCCGGGGTTTACGGTGAAAACAGCCAACTCCGCAAGGACCTGTCTGCGCTCTCTGCCGAAGTGGAGCTGCTCAAGTCGCTGCTGCTCGCCAAAGCTGCCGCCCGGAGGCTGGAGCCCACACAACTTTACACCTGATGGGACTTTGCTGACTTGCTTCTTTTCCCTGAATTCATCttttatacattttttttaattgtacCGATCAGTTATGATCGCTGGCTTTCTCCCTCAGCGGCGTTGCATCTGTCTCTCGATCTTTTTTGATATCAATGTTTGCACAAACACCGGCCATGATTGCTTGATGTAGATCTAACTATGATTTTGACTACGGTGCGTTATTCAGGGTGCTGTAAGAAAAAGATCTGTCCTGCAGTTTATACAAGGCGGAATGCTCTATGTTGGGAATCAAAACAGAAGATCAAATAATTTTGGGAAACAATTATTTATATAGTTACAACACTGTTACTATGAAATAAATGACTACGGGGTTTATAGTTAAACTGTACTTTAAGGGGGATGTGCCTCCTTCTCGGGCAAATGTGTTAACGAAACTTGCAGAAAGTGACTTGCACCACAGCTGTGTATTGTGAGGTCTGTGAGCTCTTGTGGATGAAAGTGCCTCCTTCAACCGCTGAATCAAAATCTTGGTATGTCCACACACAAAATAAACGCTCTGGACAATTGGCAGCAGCAACAAAGACCCTGGGGATAGATGTTTGAAGCTGGCGAGATCTATGTGATCCGAGTTTAAACCCTGTTAACTAGATCAGCAGGCTTACTGCGGATTCTCGGGACAGGTACTTTGGATACTTCCCAAGCCAGCGTTTCTCCTTGCCGAGGAATGGTAAAGACAGTTGTAGTCGTGTCTCCGTTTGGACTCTGTACAAAGCAGGAATTGAATCTGGAAACTTCCTGGTTTGGGGATTTTCCAGTGAGATGTTTCCCACTAAGCGATCTGTGCCTTAACGCATAGCCTATATATCCATGTCCTCGCACAACGGTCTTCTAGGGTTGGGGAATTGGTGCAGAATACACCAGCTTCCTAAGAAATCATTTGTACAGGGGTGAAATCTGGTTTGATTTCAACAAACATGGTAGTAAATGACAGCGGTGAATATATTGGTTACAAAGCCGACAGCTTCAATTATTGAAGTGAACTCTTTACAGCATTTAGTGTGCAGTGTTGTGGCTTTCAAGTTGCTTCTTGACGAGGGATGTTTTTGATATGCTATTTAATAGCTTGAAACTTAAAGTGACGTAAAATGAAAGATTTATTGAATGAGTCTGCTTTCATGTAAGTTTTTTTTTGTGATCGATTCTGGAGGAGCATCTGCTTTTCGAGCCCTGCCGGTGAATCCGCTCTTGAGTAACAAGGGTAGCATCACCTCACCCCTCCTTCCCATGTTTCAATTGCTGTATGATATTAATTGGTACTGGTTCATGTTTTCATTCCCCCACCCCCAAGAATTTGTGGAATGACGTTGTATACAGTTGATTTAGTACCGTTTTATCACGGCGATAATGGAAGTGTTCGGCTTTATTCTTCTGTTTAATATTTTGTATTGACGCAAAGCTCATAGGCTGCCACAATAGATTTGTATATGCAAAGTTATACTGAAGGTGGAATGGGAAACGCTGCAAACTTTCTGTACCACATACTCCCAGTGCTTCAGTATTTCTTTTGCAGATAATGAAAGTGGTACTTCAATGCGATTGTTATTTGTAATTGTACTTAAAACTATATTTTCAAAAAACATTCTGTAATTACGATACAAACGTTTAAGTATTCAATAAAGGAAGTAACAGGAAGATTATAAAGGCTGCAGTGATATTTCCATTCGCTTGCGATATAAACAGAGATTTAATCAAAGAATGCATTCTGGGCAATAACCATCCCTTTCTGCAACGCCCCACGATGCAGGCTGACATAATTCAGCTGTCACTTGCATTCGATTTGTTGACTCAAATTTCCCAATGGACtcgccatctttttttttaaagctaaaA
Coding sequences within it:
- the LOC139228398 gene encoding transcription factor atf-2-like — encoded protein: MNCAPCDSAEPSGGWLGRSLLAVRGCERAAAAASPPPPPPPGRRGREFTPAERKDSLYWERRRRNNEAARRSRQKRRHRDLAVEGRLAALLADNARLRAQLLALRFPLGLLAEPCGRWGEAGEPPPPAPPPPAARRLQPFPGHQPRLSPAPVSPAPLPAPQPGSGQEQKQPEPTLGERGSPRAGVPGWFRSLPHKLRLKISCGGPATATNLWRPEPRAQPPPPDSSRSPGLPDEQPGPSPREEAAAGVYGENSQLRKDLSALSAEVELLKSLLLAKAAARRLEPTQLYT